The Glycine soja cultivar W05 chromosome 6, ASM419377v2, whole genome shotgun sequence genome has a window encoding:
- the LOC114415892 gene encoding uncharacterized protein LOC114415892: MLNGTNFKVWKKAVEIVLDCMDLDLTLRTERSTSTLEASNEVKIEKWDCSNRMCIMIMKHSIPEAFQSSISQGENAKKFIDEIEQYFAKNEKAETSNLLAKLISMKYKGKSNIREYIMEMSNLASKLKTLKLELGEDLLEHIVLISLLAHFGQFKVSYNTQKDKWSLNELISHCMQEEERL, translated from the coding sequence ATGCTAAATGGGACAAATTTTAAGGTCTGGAAGAAAGCCGTAGAAATTGTTCTCGACTGTATGGATTTGGATTTGACACTGAGAACGGAACGATCCACTTCCACTCTGGAAGCCTCCAATGaggtaaaaattgagaaatggGATTGTTCCAATCGAATGTGCATTATGATCATGAAACACTCTATTCCAGAAGCGTTTCAGAGCTCTATTTCTCAGGGTGAAAATGCAAAGAAATTTattgatgaaattgaacaatacttTGCCAAAAATGAGAAGGCGGAGACGAGTAACCTTTTGGCTAAACTCATTTCCATGAAGTATAAGGGCAAAAGTAATATAAGGGAGTACATAATGGAAATGTCTAACTTGGCATCTAAACTGAAAACACTTAAGTTAGAGCTTGGTGAAGACCTGCTTGAGCATATAGTTTTGATCTCACTTCTTGCACactttgggcaattcaaagtgaGTTATAACACTCAGAAGGACAAATGGTCCCTTAATGAGCTTATATCTCATTGTATGCAAGAGGAAGAGAGGCTGTAG
- the LOC114416563 gene encoding transcription factor MYB51-like produces MGRSPCCSHEELRKGAWTVQEDQKLIAYIQKHGTGSWRTLPQKAGLQRCGKSCRLRWFNYLRPDIKRGKLSQEEEQTIIKLQAVLGNRWSSIAKHLPKRTDNEIKNYWNSYLRKQFEKNAGDSSSPKPISSDSSPESKSNDMCMVPLEKTDCHEPNTNQSHQHKLSKSTSSSTHLLNKVASKILASGYLEAIKSCQPVVAGNSKSEGVVKSGIGPQKDNIRDPLVPNLTSPSHSVTSAKLLNKMATSLPHKVYGLEAVKAVFSKLMESSEKGGIATSDGSSFVGSDQVGSCLNALSPFEDGPHISKIIDSPSSPTLMFNQVTTPSCFSEDNEDNWQCVSSNYVSFRNCAASGGGGDCSVSEINLGESSSSTSCFLFENADLGTCDDEIRKYIQYL; encoded by the exons ATGGGAAGGAGTCCTTGCTGTAGTCATGAGGAATTGAGGAAAGGGGCATGGACGGTTCAAGAAGATCAGAAACTCATTGCTTACATTCAGAAACATGGCACAGGAAGCTGGCGTACCTTGCCACAAAAAGcag GTCTTCAAAGATGTGGCAAGAGTTGCAGGCTGAGATGGTTTAACTACCTTAGACCTGACATTAAGAGAGGAAAATTAAGCCAAGAAGAAGAGCAGACAATTATAAAACTTCAGGCGGTTCTTGGCAACAG GTGGTCAAGTATTGCAAAGCACTTACCAAAGCGAACTGATAACGAAATCAAGAACTATTGGAACTCATATCTGAGAAAGCAGTTTGAAAAGAATGCCGGGGATTCCTCAAGTCCAAAACCAATTAGTTCTGACAGTTCCCCAGAATCAAAATCCAATGACATGTGCATGGTTCCATTAGAGAAAACTGATTGCCATGAACCAAACACCAACCAGTCTCATCAGCACAAATTATCAAAGTCAACCTCATCTTCAACTCATCTACTCAACAAAGTTGCTAGTAAAATTCTGGCATCAGGGTACCTTGAAGCAATCAAATCATGCCAACCTGTTGTTGCTGGGAACAGCAAAAGTGAAGGCGTAGTTAAAAGTGGAATTGGGCCACAAAAGGACAATATTAGAGACCCCCTTGTGCCTAATTTGACCTCACCAAGTCATTCAGTAACTTCTGCTAAGTTACTGAACAAGATGGCTACTTCACTCCCTCATAAAGTTTATGGCCTTGAAGCTGTAAAAGCTGTATTCTCAAAACTGATGGAAAGCAGTGAAAAAGGTGGCATTGCTACTAGTGATGGTAGTAGCTTTGTTGGCAGTGATCAAGTTGGAAGTTGTTTAAATGCTTTAAGCCCTTTTGAGGATGGACCACACATATCAAAAATAATTGACTCCCCTTCTAGTCCTACACTAATGTTCAACCAAGTGACCACACCCTCATGCTTTTCAGAAGATAATGAAGATAACTGGCAATGTGTTTCATCTAACTATGTTTCCTTCAGAAATTGTGCTgcaagtggtggtggtggtgactgCAGTGTCTCTGAGATCAACTTGGGTGAGTCTTCTAGTTCCACATCATGCTTCCTGTTTGAGAATGCTGACCTGGGAACATGTGATGATGAGATAAGGAAGTACATTCAGTATCtgtag